In Saccharolobus solfataricus, a genomic segment contains:
- a CDS encoding 5-formyltetrahydrofolate cyclo-ligase, which produces MLSKQEIRELIWRKLEEGNIALFPRPVYGRIPNFKGAEEAALNLVKCKEFENAEIIKVNPDSPQYKVREIALRHKKKVLVPTPRLRGDFFLLDPSRISPSDIPRASRISGFEKYGIRISLEDIVRVDFMVAGSVAVDINGNRVGKGEGYSELEFAILRELGKVDENTPIATTVHDVQIVDEIPSEPFDVPVDIIATPSRLIRVNRKREKPKGIYLEYLSKQKIDNTPLLREYLKKRGYNSM; this is translated from the coding sequence ATGTTATCTAAGCAGGAAATAAGAGAATTAATATGGAGAAAATTAGAGGAGGGAAATATAGCACTGTTTCCGAGGCCAGTTTACGGTAGGATTCCTAATTTTAAAGGAGCCGAAGAAGCTGCTTTAAACTTAGTAAAGTGTAAAGAGTTCGAAAACGCCGAAATAATTAAGGTTAACCCTGATTCCCCACAATATAAGGTAAGAGAAATTGCGTTGAGACATAAGAAAAAGGTTCTAGTCCCTACTCCTAGATTAAGAGGAGACTTCTTTTTATTAGATCCTTCTAGAATTTCACCTTCTGATATACCAAGAGCTTCTAGAATATCCGGCTTTGAAAAATATGGAATAAGGATAAGTTTAGAAGATATAGTGAGGGTTGATTTCATGGTAGCTGGATCTGTGGCTGTTGACATAAATGGAAATAGGGTTGGCAAAGGTGAAGGATATAGTGAGTTGGAGTTTGCAATTTTAAGGGAGCTTGGTAAGGTAGATGAGAATACCCCTATTGCAACTACTGTTCATGATGTACAAATAGTTGATGAGATACCCTCAGAACCTTTTGATGTACCAGTTGATATAATTGCAACTCCCTCTAGGCTTATAAGGGTTAATAGGAAAAGAGAAAAACCAAAGGGAATTTACTTAGAATATTTAAGTAAGCAAAAAATAGATAATACACCTTTGTTGAGGGAATACTTAAAGAAAAGAGGATATAATAGTATGTAA
- a CDS encoding helix-turn-helix domain-containing protein, whose product MSIEISEKSFLLKRFLIVAYGLSEADVDAFIKIVSSETGKDVDAIAGELGISKSRASLILKKLADAGLVEKEKTSVSRGGRPKFLYRINKEELKKKLIKRSEETCKDLHTIISSFL is encoded by the coding sequence TTGAGTATTGAAATTAGCGAAAAAAGTTTTTTATTGAAAAGGTTCTTAATAGTAGCCTATGGTCTATCAGAGGCAGATGTAGATGCCTTCATAAAGATAGTAAGTAGTGAGACTGGAAAAGATGTAGATGCAATAGCTGGAGAATTAGGAATAAGCAAGAGTAGGGCAAGTCTAATACTAAAGAAGTTAGCTGATGCTGGATTAGTAGAAAAAGAGAAAACTAGTGTGAGTAGAGGAGGAAGACCAAAGTTCTTATACCGTATCAATAAAGAGGAGCTAAAGAAAAAACTTATTAAAAGATCAGAAGAAACTTGTAAAGATTTACATACTATTATATCCTCTTTTCTTTAA
- a CDS encoding Mrp/NBP35 family ATP-binding protein: MSSNPFRIQNPQPQPQRQPRDLRKVNQQVQAVDLKVQMKMKNIKYKIGVVSGKGGVGKSFVSSNLAMAIAASGRKVGIVDVDFHGPSVPKMLGVRGQMLTADDKGINPVIGPFGIKVVSIDFLLPRDDTPVVWRGAIKHSAIKQFLGDVNWGELDYLIIDMPPGTGDEALSIAQLVPGITGFVIVTIPSEVSTLAVKKSINFARTVNTKILGVVENMSHFVCPSDGKVYYIFGEGKGKKMAEEMGVDLLGQVPLDPSIAEANDAGEPFFLKHPDSPTSKEFLNIADKVIKIVESNQ, from the coding sequence ATGAGCAGTAATCCTTTTAGAATTCAAAATCCTCAGCCACAACCTCAAAGACAGCCTCGTGATTTAAGAAAGGTTAACCAACAAGTTCAAGCTGTTGATCTAAAAGTACAAATGAAGATGAAAAATATAAAATATAAGATTGGAGTAGTTAGTGGAAAAGGTGGAGTTGGTAAATCATTTGTCTCATCTAACCTAGCAATGGCTATAGCTGCGAGCGGTAGAAAAGTAGGTATAGTAGATGTTGATTTCCATGGACCATCAGTGCCAAAAATGTTAGGCGTTAGAGGACAAATGTTAACTGCCGATGATAAGGGAATAAATCCAGTTATAGGGCCTTTCGGAATAAAAGTTGTTTCCATAGATTTTCTATTACCTAGAGACGATACGCCAGTAGTATGGAGAGGAGCCATAAAACATTCAGCGATAAAACAATTCCTAGGTGACGTTAATTGGGGAGAATTGGACTATCTGATAATAGATATGCCCCCAGGGACTGGAGATGAAGCTTTGTCCATTGCTCAATTAGTTCCTGGCATTACAGGATTTGTTATCGTTACAATACCATCTGAAGTTTCCACATTAGCTGTTAAGAAATCAATAAATTTCGCTAGAACTGTAAACACAAAAATATTAGGTGTAGTTGAAAATATGAGCCATTTTGTATGCCCAAGTGATGGGAAAGTCTATTATATATTTGGAGAAGGTAAAGGTAAGAAAATGGCAGAGGAAATGGGAGTAGACCTTTTAGGTCAAGTTCCTCTTGATCCTTCCATAGCAGAAGCTAATGATGCTGGAGAACCCTTCTTTTTGAAACATCCAGACAGTCCAACTTCTAAAGAATTCTTAAATATAGCTGACAAAGTAATTAAAATTGTTGAATCCAATCAATAG
- a CDS encoding adenylate kinase family protein, whose amino-acid sequence MIIIVTGTPGVGKTVASKKLSEALNLNYLSLSQFVIENKLYTEYDELRQSYIIDEDKVKEELEKIISTSHLVIETIYPSLVSTADLVVVLRKNPFSLYNELKGRGWADIKVAENVEAEILGVISQEAREAFKDKVCEVDTTEMSTEQILNKILNKQCDGPIEWLVDTKVQRFLEELDKIISSYENDI is encoded by the coding sequence ATGATAATAATAGTGACTGGCACACCCGGTGTGGGAAAAACCGTAGCTTCAAAGAAACTTTCTGAGGCGCTTAATCTAAACTATCTTTCTCTTTCCCAATTTGTTATAGAAAATAAACTTTATACGGAATATGATGAACTTAGGCAAAGTTATATAATAGACGAGGATAAAGTAAAGGAAGAATTAGAGAAAATTATTTCAACTAGCCATCTCGTGATTGAAACTATATACCCTTCATTGGTATCTACCGCTGACTTAGTAGTTGTCCTTAGGAAGAATCCTTTTTCTCTATATAATGAACTAAAAGGAAGGGGTTGGGCTGATATAAAAGTAGCTGAGAACGTGGAGGCAGAAATTCTAGGAGTGATCTCACAAGAGGCTAGAGAAGCCTTTAAGGATAAGGTGTGTGAAGTAGATACCACAGAAATGAGTACAGAACAAATATTAAATAAAATACTAAATAAACAATGTGATGGACCAATAGAATGGTTAGTTGATACAAAAGTACAAAGATTTTTAGAGGAATTAGATAAGATTATTAGCTCCTATGAGAATGATATCTAG
- a CDS encoding ISH3-like element ISC1439A family transposase, producing MQTMILPKTELKSLAITLATNNINVISQDLDPEIVKAAPSLLTGNRGKYYLKVVRRGEKVISKGQRTFKFYPIYREVKGEINVVAVDETGLTVGEKEQEKAEGFLLYNWKRKGVKMRSLDLVYPLRLPLLVEVADLRSDSPSQFLLRSVREVSQYMEIDYVVADAGFLNLGVIKEMPVKTIVRGKSNLKGFKELSNVPLVEKRYEVKDRVYVAYRVLKFEGLYYYDVVYVKGKPRHFMFVTNFEGDPYELAELYRLRWQVEEGFKVRKARIRYVRKLSNKIFLFLYYTVLDSAWNLVNHLLFNFKSTCKKVLSFDSFVKLL from the coding sequence ATGCAAACCATGATATTACCCAAAACGGAGCTGAAGTCCCTCGCTATAACTTTAGCAACAAACAATATTAACGTTATCTCTCAAGATCTAGACCCGGAAATAGTGAAAGCAGCACCATCCTTGCTAACCGGAAACAGAGGAAAATACTACTTGAAGGTAGTAAGACGAGGCGAGAAAGTAATTAGTAAAGGTCAGAGAACCTTCAAGTTCTACCCAATCTACAGAGAAGTAAAGGGAGAGATCAACGTAGTCGCTGTAGATGAGACCGGATTAACCGTGGGAGAAAAGGAACAAGAAAAAGCAGAGGGCTTTCTACTCTACAACTGGAAGAGAAAAGGAGTAAAGATGAGATCCTTGGACCTCGTATATCCCTTAAGGTTACCCCTCCTAGTGGAGGTAGCAGATTTGAGAAGCGACAGTCCATCACAGTTCCTACTCAGGAGCGTGAGGGAAGTAAGCCAATACATGGAAATAGATTACGTTGTAGCTGACGCCGGATTCTTGAACCTAGGGGTCATCAAGGAAATGCCCGTGAAGACCATTGTGAGAGGAAAGTCGAACTTGAAGGGATTCAAGGAACTATCTAACGTTCCATTAGTTGAGAAGAGATACGAGGTTAAGGACAGGGTTTACGTTGCGTATAGGGTCTTGAAATTTGAAGGGCTTTATTATTACGATGTGGTTTACGTTAAGGGGAAGCCGAGGCACTTCATGTTCGTAACGAACTTCGAGGGAGATCCCTATGAACTGGCTGAACTCTATAGGTTGAGGTGGCAAGTTGAGGAGGGTTTTAAGGTTAGGAAGGCAAGGATAAGGTATGTTAGGAAGTTGAGTAATAAGATCTTCTTGTTCCTCTATTACACGGTTCTGGATTCTGCGTGGAATCTAGTGAATCATCTTCTCTTTAACTTCAAGTCCACGTGTAAGAAGGTTTTGTCCTTCGATTCATTCGTCAAGCTTCTCTAA
- a CDS encoding site-2 protease family protein, which produces MSWDIRYLEWRFANLNEITSFLLAALSLAVAYIRPTSILSDPIGSIIIPYIVALLAIIPHEIGHRQAARRYGCFSRFTLSFSGFWTTLILNIIGSFVGILVFFSGYTSISCGFLNRDVEGKTALAGPLTNIIVGFVGLIGASLVPFSLVGLFFFELARFNFWVAFFNLLPFWVLDGLKIFRWNMIVWAVLIIIAFALTFL; this is translated from the coding sequence ATGTCTTGGGATATAAGATACTTAGAATGGAGATTCGCCAACCTAAATGAGATCACTTCCTTTTTACTTGCTGCCTTATCTTTAGCAGTAGCTTATATACGCCCAACATCAATACTTTCAGATCCAATAGGTAGTATAATCATACCATATATCGTAGCATTATTAGCTATAATACCACATGAAATAGGCCACAGACAAGCTGCGAGAAGATATGGTTGTTTCTCTAGATTTACTTTAAGTTTTTCAGGGTTTTGGACAACGTTAATACTGAATATAATTGGTAGCTTCGTAGGTATCTTAGTTTTCTTTTCGGGATACACATCAATATCTTGTGGATTTCTTAATAGAGACGTTGAGGGAAAAACAGCTCTAGCTGGACCTCTAACTAACATAATAGTAGGATTTGTTGGCCTTATTGGTGCATCGTTAGTGCCTTTTAGCCTTGTTGGCTTATTTTTCTTTGAATTAGCTAGGTTTAACTTCTGGGTAGCATTCTTTAACTTGCTTCCATTCTGGGTTTTAGACGGATTAAAGATCTTTAGATGGAACATGATAGTGTGGGCAGTATTGATAATCATTGCATTCGCACTAACATTTCTATAA